The following nucleotide sequence is from Citrus sinensis cultivar Valencia sweet orange chromosome 6, DVS_A1.0, whole genome shotgun sequence.
GCTCCAGTTTTGCCTTCAAACTTGGTTGCTCCAGACTTAGTTAGAAGCTGTAATTCTGCCGACATTGGTGTGGGAAAGTTGTTCGCTGAGAAGAATGAGTTAATACTGGAATTGCGCAAAGTGGCCTTGCCGgaaaagtttgatttcaagattgcacgGTCCACAACGACACGCTTTGAGGCTCACTGTTCTTCGGAATCATGTAATTGGCGTCTTCGCGCAACAAGAGGTTCGGATGAGCTTAATGTTCCTTGGGTAGTGAGAAGAGTTGACAATGTTCATACGTGCTCTAATGAGGTTTTGCCTAGTGGCCTCCGTCAAGTTAGGAGTCGGGTTGTTGGCCATCTTATCGCGGATAAATTTATTCAGGATAAACGGATATACACGCCGAATGACATTAGAGCAGACATGCAGCAAGAATACGGGGTCCAATTAACATATCAGCAAGCATATCGAGTTAAAGAGGTCGGTCTTGAAATAGTACGAGGGAACCCTGCAGAGTCATACAACTTACTTCCCAAATACTCTCACGTTTTGACCAAAGCGAATGAGGGCACAGTGACACACCTCCAGCGGGATGGAgatgataatttcttatacTACTTTGTTGCGCTTGGATCTTCCATCAAGGGTTTCACACAGTACATAAGGCCTGTGATCGCTGTAGATGGCACTCATTTGAAAGGGCTATATCGTGGAAGCATGTTTGTAGCAACATGTCTGGATGGTAATAACCAACTGTATCCGTTAGCTATTGGGGTCATGGATTCAGAAAACAATGATGCTTGGGAATAGTTTATGACGAAGTTACACGGAGTGATTAGCGATAGGCCAGAGTTAGTATTTATCTCTGATCGATGCACTGCCGTCAAGCGAGCCGTTTTAAAAGCATTTCACACTGCTGGTCATGGACTTTGTTTTTACCATGTCAAAGGCAACATTAAGTCTAAATTCAGGATGTCCAAAGCTATTTGGGATCAATTCGAGCCAGCTTTTATCAATGCAGCAAAGGCATATGCACacgaagaatttaaaagacaaCTTGAAGGGTTGTGGATGCTCCACTCGGCCGCGGCTGATTACTTAAAGAATAATGTGGGCACGTGTAATTGGGCAAGGTCTGAATTTGAAGGTAGGAGATACATCATACTTACCACCAACATTACAGAAAGCGTGAATTCTTTAATGAGGGAACCGCGAAAATTTCCTAttactcatcttgttgatcactttagaaaaacattacagcaatggttttatgatagaaaacTTGTGGCTGAATCGATGAGCACTCGTCTAACGACGTGGGCAGATGAGATAGTTGGCGAAAGGAGAATTTTGGCCGAAAGAACGACCGTTCGGCCAGTGTCTCAGCATCGATTTCATGTTTTGGGTGGTGGTATGAAGGAAGGGATAATTGACATTCATGAAAGAACTTGCTCATGTAGAGTATTCCAACTCGATCAGCTTGTTTGTGCGCATGCAATTGCTGCTTGTCTGATCGTCCGTGTGGATTATATAAGTCTTTGCTCTGATTATTACTCTAAAGATTCATTGGTCATGGCATATGCAGAACCAGTGGAGCCGGTTGGGGACATGACAGATTGGGACATTCCAGAAGAAATCCAAGAAATCAGAATTAACCCACCGATCAAAGCACCACCACCTGGTAGTCGTCCAGAGTTAAGAATTCCTTCTATCGGTGAGGATGTTAACCGAAGAACTATGAGATGTGGTCGATGCAACCAACCCGGTCATAACCGCAAGAGATGTAAAAATCCCATTGTGTCAAATCCAAACTGACTGTGTCATTATAACTAATTATGGATAGAAaactcttattataatttatattacaattatatgTAATGAGTTATATGTAATGAGGTATATTATGTTATGTTCATTTGCATAATGAGTAAAAATCCCATGATGAATAATTACTTATagctaaatatatgaatatatcaaaagtttatatttattagaaaaacaatctACATCCATACATCAAGTCTGAATACAATACAACGACTTACAAGGCAATATCGCCCGTGAATATATCTACAGCAATTTTCTTTCTGAAGTAATGCCCGTGGCTACTATCAAAATCAAGTTTTAGCCCGAACATCAAATACATTGTAAACATCAACATAAATACACCGCAATCACCACTTCCAGGTTCTTGTTGGGGCACATCCTTAACGATTCTTACTTTCCAAGAGTCGGCACTCTGCAGCTCAAGTCGAATGTTGTAGAATCCAACATCTTGAAGCCATTGAGGGAAGACGACCTGAAGAGGTTTGAATTTACGCAAATATGTTTTGTCCTCGCGAAAGGTAACCAACGAGTCGTAAATCCGCATCCTCCTCGCGCGAAGGTCCGTTCGAGCTAGTACTCAATGATCGCCGCCCAAATTCACAGGGATGAATAtctacataaataaattggta
It contains:
- the LOC107177079 gene encoding uncharacterized protein LOC107177079, whose protein sequence is MTKLHGVISDRPELVFISDRCTAVKRAVLKAFHTAGHGLCFYHVKGNIKSKFRMSKAIWDQFEPAFINAAKAYAHEEFKRQLEGLWMLHSAAADYLKNNVGTCNWARKLVAESMSTRLTTWADEIVGERRILAERTTVRPVSQHRFHVLGGGMKEGIIDIHERTCSCRVFQLDQLVCAHAIAACLIVRVDYISLCSDYYSKDSLVMAYAEPVEPVGDMTDWDIPEEIQEIRINPPIKAPPPGSRPELRIPSIGEDVNRRTMRCGRCNQPGHNRKRCKNPIVSNPN